From Halobacteriovorax sp. GB3, a single genomic window includes:
- a CDS encoding ABC transporter substrate-binding protein: MKFLFILSLLCLVDQSFALDKVKLYLKWKHQFQFAGYYVALEKGYFREEGLDVELIERSRDVVPKEVIHQQAASYAITDSSIVLDYLQGAPVTIVASVFQHSPIVLATRKEDQITSPALLKGKKVMFQKDVDDAAILTMFQTVDVSFEDIIHVPHSFKNDDLINKNVDAISIYLTNQPYYYAKKGIEINILKPDNYGVDMYGDMIITTTKEAIENPDRVEAFRRASLRGWSYALNNIEEVANLIHLKYSKSSEEQIIFEGKETKKMILPDYIKLGSTSEMRLEKIANIYSKRREIERVRDLKDILFDNIKDRSFLSNKTIQLVLAGSSLFLFVTMTLVFLNRHLRKLVDDKTRELEKLHAQKEQFFSNMTHELRTPLNGVIGGVGLLEDTSLDSNQREIIDVIKYSNKVLLDIVNQILDLSKMGSRKFKLVEEPINISQVLKNVSRVYDLMAKDKGIEFHFEKSLEENIIVKLDEIRFVQILNNLLSNAIKFTEKGFVKLIINSEKRGDSLLLNVEVIDSGIGLNEDQKSHVFTPYNQAEGMDFKKYGGTGLGLSITKELVEMMNGFIEVEDNDLGGCSFKFNVEFKVCDNEEEMKLEQILLTKEEIQKLELKALVVDDNTINQKVLSRYLDRLQVQVDYASNGQEAIDKILANDYDLVFMDYKMPVMDGIKATKVIREFDQEIKAKTYIVGCSANILDHDREYLNYQMNDAIGKPITSDKLQQVFTKFHQEKLA; this comes from the coding sequence ATGAAGTTTTTATTTATTCTCTCTTTGTTATGTCTTGTTGATCAGTCTTTCGCTCTTGATAAGGTTAAGCTTTACTTAAAGTGGAAGCATCAATTTCAATTCGCAGGCTACTATGTCGCCTTGGAGAAGGGGTATTTTCGTGAAGAAGGACTCGATGTTGAATTGATTGAAAGATCTAGAGACGTTGTACCAAAGGAGGTAATACATCAGCAAGCTGCTTCCTATGCGATTACTGACTCAAGTATCGTCTTAGATTATTTACAGGGGGCTCCTGTAACGATCGTAGCAAGTGTTTTCCAACATTCGCCTATTGTTTTAGCAACTAGAAAAGAAGATCAAATTACTTCACCGGCCCTTTTAAAGGGAAAAAAAGTGATGTTTCAAAAAGATGTCGATGATGCGGCCATTTTGACGATGTTTCAAACAGTCGATGTTTCTTTTGAAGATATCATTCATGTTCCTCATTCTTTTAAAAATGATGACTTAATTAATAAAAATGTCGATGCGATCAGTATTTATTTAACAAATCAGCCTTATTACTACGCCAAAAAGGGAATTGAAATTAATATATTGAAGCCCGACAATTATGGCGTTGATATGTACGGGGATATGATTATTACCACAACTAAAGAGGCGATTGAAAACCCTGATCGTGTTGAGGCCTTTCGGCGAGCGAGTCTTAGAGGTTGGAGTTATGCTCTTAATAACATCGAAGAAGTCGCTAATCTCATTCATTTAAAATATTCCAAAAGCAGTGAAGAACAAATTATTTTTGAAGGAAAAGAGACGAAGAAAATGATTTTGCCTGATTACATTAAGCTTGGTTCTACCAGTGAAATGAGGTTAGAGAAAATTGCTAATATCTATTCAAAAAGGCGAGAAATTGAAAGGGTTAGGGATCTTAAAGACATCCTTTTTGATAATATAAAAGACCGTTCCTTCTTATCAAATAAGACGATTCAATTAGTTCTCGCAGGATCATCATTATTTCTCTTTGTTACAATGACATTAGTCTTCTTAAATAGGCATCTTCGCAAGCTCGTTGATGATAAAACGAGAGAACTTGAAAAATTACATGCTCAAAAAGAGCAGTTCTTTTCTAATATGACTCACGAACTTCGAACTCCTCTCAATGGTGTTATTGGAGGAGTAGGGCTTCTAGAAGATACCTCTCTCGATAGTAATCAAAGGGAGATCATTGATGTTATTAAATACTCGAATAAAGTTCTTCTCGATATCGTAAATCAGATTTTAGATTTATCTAAAATGGGAAGTCGAAAGTTTAAGCTAGTAGAGGAGCCCATTAATATATCCCAAGTATTAAAAAATGTATCAAGAGTGTATGACTTAATGGCGAAGGATAAGGGCATTGAATTTCATTTTGAAAAATCTCTAGAAGAAAACATAATTGTAAAACTCGATGAAATACGCTTCGTTCAAATTCTCAATAACCTTTTATCGAATGCAATTAAATTCACTGAGAAGGGTTTTGTTAAATTAATTATAAATTCAGAAAAAAGAGGCGATTCTCTCTTATTAAATGTTGAAGTTATTGACTCTGGTATTGGATTGAATGAAGATCAAAAGAGTCATGTCTTTACTCCCTATAATCAAGCAGAAGGAATGGATTTTAAAAAATATGGTGGTACAGGACTTGGATTATCTATTACTAAAGAACTTGTTGAAATGATGAACGGATTCATAGAAGTGGAAGATAATGATCTTGGTGGATGTTCTTTTAAATTTAATGTCGAATTTAAAGTCTGTGATAATGAAGAGGAAATGAAATTAGAGCAAATCCTTCTTACAAAAGAAGAGATTCAAAAGCTCGAGCTAAAGGCCCTTGTTGTCGATGATAATACAATTAATCAGAAGGTTTTAAGTCGATACTTAGATCGTCTCCAAGTTCAAGTTGATTATGCAAGTAATGGTCAAGAGGCCATTGATAAAATTCTAGCGAATGACTATGATCTCGTCTTTATGGATTATAAGATGCCTGTCATGGATGGTATTAAAGCAACTAAAGTGATTCGAGAATTTGACCAAGAAATTAAAGCTAAAACTTATATTGTAGGCTGTTCTGCTAACATTCTTGATCACGACCGAGAGTATTTAAATTATCAAATGAATGATGCTATTGGTAAGCCAATCACTTCTGACAAGCTCCAGCAAGTCTTTACTAAATTTCATCAAGAAAAATTAGCTTAA